A part of Microbacterium atlanticum genomic DNA contains:
- a CDS encoding excisionase family DNA-binding protein → MNSSPNSLALTMKEAAKLVGVDYRTIKLGIESGTIPTIQLGPRRMIPRVPLLRAFGVDA, encoded by the coding sequence ATGAACTCATCGCCGAATTCGCTTGCCCTGACGATGAAGGAGGCCGCGAAGCTCGTCGGGGTCGACTACCGCACGATCAAGCTCGGCATCGAGAGCGGGACCATCCCCACGATCCAACTCGGCCCGCGCCGGATGATCCCCCGCGTCCCGCTGCTGCGCGCCTTCGGCGTCGACGCCTGA
- a CDS encoding DUF2254 domain-containing protein encodes MAEHTSRAATGSRARGSSGRGPGSAWYARLSESVESRLWPLPLAVIAVAVALGILLPRVDLLVDASLPDAVDSAVFNGGADTARSVLSSIAGSLITATSLTFSLTVIALQLASTQASPRVLRLFARDRQVHWTLAAFLGTFAYAITVLRSVRSPSEDTPEFVPRISVTVAFVLTIVSVVMLIFFLAHLAKQLRVETMLKDIHAETDRAVRLVGDRSEAVSAFHGQAVVPRGPTTVRATASGFITGGDLPTLVQLAEDHGIVVEELRQVGDNIVAGTDLARWWVPDEEAGSADEPVIAEKIRRIYAIRFERTSVEDIRYGMQQIVDIALRALSPGVNDPTTAVHAVGHLSAILIKAVAMPRPPEAVAGPTGLLRVVTHRTAAADDLEAALEPIRHYGSGDQSVVARFIQLIEEVSSSTRNRDVLRSLIGQLDALAQQLEGDRVDPATSEKTLRAALAARQHLALALEEDEGAASPAPLRRSRPR; translated from the coding sequence ATGGCGGAGCACACGAGCCGCGCGGCGACGGGGTCCCGAGCGCGAGGGTCGAGCGGCCGCGGCCCGGGGTCGGCTTGGTACGCCCGGCTCTCGGAGTCCGTGGAGTCGCGGCTCTGGCCCCTGCCCCTCGCGGTCATCGCGGTTGCGGTCGCTCTGGGCATCCTCCTGCCTCGCGTCGACCTGCTCGTCGACGCCAGTCTTCCGGATGCCGTCGATTCGGCCGTGTTCAACGGCGGCGCTGACACGGCGCGATCCGTCTTGTCATCCATCGCCGGGTCGCTCATCACCGCGACGTCGCTCACCTTCTCTCTGACTGTGATCGCCCTGCAGCTTGCGAGCACCCAGGCTTCTCCCCGCGTACTGCGGCTGTTCGCGCGTGACCGTCAGGTTCACTGGACGCTCGCTGCGTTTCTGGGGACATTCGCGTATGCGATCACGGTGCTTCGCTCTGTCCGCTCGCCTTCGGAAGATACGCCGGAATTCGTTCCCAGGATCTCCGTGACGGTCGCGTTCGTGCTGACGATCGTCAGCGTGGTGATGCTCATCTTCTTCCTCGCCCACCTGGCGAAGCAGCTCCGCGTCGAGACGATGCTGAAAGACATCCACGCCGAGACCGACCGCGCCGTCCGCCTCGTCGGCGACCGCAGCGAAGCGGTCTCCGCCTTCCACGGGCAGGCTGTCGTCCCACGCGGCCCGACCACCGTCCGAGCAACGGCCAGCGGGTTCATCACCGGGGGTGACCTTCCCACCCTGGTGCAGCTCGCCGAGGATCATGGCATCGTCGTCGAGGAGCTGCGGCAGGTCGGCGACAACATCGTGGCAGGGACTGATCTCGCCAGGTGGTGGGTGCCCGACGAGGAGGCCGGCTCGGCCGATGAGCCCGTGATCGCCGAGAAGATCCGCAGGATCTACGCCATCCGGTTCGAGCGGACCAGTGTCGAAGACATCCGGTACGGCATGCAGCAGATCGTGGACATCGCTTTGCGGGCGCTGTCGCCGGGCGTGAACGACCCGACGACCGCCGTGCATGCCGTCGGCCACCTCAGCGCCATCCTGATCAAGGCGGTCGCCATGCCGCGGCCGCCCGAGGCGGTCGCGGGCCCCACGGGCCTACTCCGAGTCGTGACTCATCGAACCGCCGCGGCCGATGACCTCGAGGCCGCGCTTGAGCCGATCCGACACTACGGATCTGGCGATCAGTCAGTCGTCGCGCGCTTCATTCAGCTCATCGAGGAGGTGTCGAGCTCGACCCGAAACAGAGACGTCCTGCGATCACTGATCGGGCAGCTGGACGCTCTCGCGCAGCAACTGGAGGGCGATCGTGTCGACCCAGCGACTTCGGAGAAGACCCTGCGTGCGGCGCTGGCCGCGCGGCAGCACCTCGCCCTCGCTCTGGAGGAAGACGAAGGTGCTGCCTCGCCGGCGCCGCTCAGGCGCTCGCGCCCTCGATGA
- a CDS encoding cytochrome c biogenesis CcdA family protein, with product MTASLIGALAAGILTVAAPCVLPLLPIIVGGSIVRDGGARRERWRPYVIAASLAVSVVVFTLALKATTALLGIPPQVWQVVSGLIVILLGIDLLVPALWERVSARLHLPARAGEALDRSVARQSFSGDILTGAALGPVFSSCSPTYALIIAAVLPVSFLEGLAYVVAYAVGLAGMLLLIALLGRRLVRRLGWMAKPDGWFRRTVGVLFVLVGVAVITGFDKQLQTWILDAGIYDPIAQFEEWIGAG from the coding sequence ATGACCGCTTCGCTGATCGGTGCACTGGCTGCGGGAATCCTCACCGTGGCCGCGCCGTGTGTGCTGCCTCTGCTGCCGATCATCGTGGGAGGATCGATCGTCCGCGATGGCGGTGCCCGGCGGGAGCGCTGGCGTCCGTACGTGATCGCGGCATCTCTCGCCGTGAGCGTTGTCGTCTTCACTCTCGCGCTGAAAGCGACGACCGCGCTGCTGGGCATCCCCCCACAGGTCTGGCAGGTCGTGTCGGGCCTCATCGTCATTCTCCTCGGGATCGACCTGCTCGTTCCGGCCCTGTGGGAGCGAGTCTCGGCGCGGCTCCACCTGCCGGCGCGTGCCGGCGAGGCACTCGACCGATCGGTGGCGCGTCAGAGCTTCAGCGGCGACATCCTTACGGGCGCCGCGCTCGGGCCGGTTTTCTCGAGCTGCAGCCCCACGTACGCGCTGATCATCGCTGCGGTGCTGCCCGTCTCGTTCCTGGAGGGTCTCGCGTATGTCGTCGCGTATGCGGTGGGCCTCGCCGGGATGCTGCTCCTCATCGCTCTCCTGGGCCGCCGTCTCGTGCGGCGGCTGGGGTGGATGGCGAAGCCCGACGGGTGGTTCCGTCGGACGGTCGGCGTGCTCTTCGTGCTCGTGGGAGTGGCGGTCATCACGGGATTCGACAAGCAGCTGCAGACGTGGATCCTGGACGCGGGGATCTACGACCCGATCGCCCAATTCGAGGAGTGGATCGGTGCCGGATGA
- a CDS encoding thioredoxin family protein: MDLSGHARARRSEVIDMCLRAPATLTFLIASLLAMTGCATATDTTGTSTAPTVSDGRSPTPDPTTPPGDGASDDSSPTPSAPPGAYVDYSDGLIEATTGTKALFFHASWCPQCRALDEALRAEGVPDGLTVFKVDYDSRTDLRQKYGVTLQTTIVFVDDAGEAISSTVLYDDPSVDSLVAAIP, from the coding sequence GTGGACCTGAGCGGGCATGCTCGCGCCCGCCGAAGCGAGGTCATCGACATGTGCCTGCGCGCTCCCGCAACGCTGACTTTCCTCATCGCAAGCCTGCTCGCGATGACCGGTTGTGCCACCGCCACGGACACGACCGGAACGTCGACCGCACCGACCGTCTCGGATGGGCGGTCTCCAACGCCTGACCCGACGACTCCACCAGGAGATGGTGCGTCCGACGATAGCTCGCCGACTCCGTCGGCGCCGCCGGGCGCATACGTGGACTATTCCGACGGCCTGATCGAGGCAACGACCGGGACGAAGGCGTTGTTCTTTCACGCGTCCTGGTGCCCGCAGTGCCGCGCGCTCGACGAAGCCCTGCGTGCCGAGGGGGTTCCCGACGGGCTCACCGTGTTCAAAGTGGACTACGACAGTCGCACCGATCTGCGGCAGAAGTACGGCGTCACGCTGCAGACCACGATCGTCTTCGTCGATGATGCCGGTGAGGCGATCTCGTCGACCGTTCTCTACGACGATCCGTCCGTCGACTCCCTCGTGGCCGCCATCCCCTGA
- a CDS encoding non-ribosomal peptide synthetase has protein sequence MTATATALGFSLLGGRAHDTALIADGARIDYAELSDRVRRRRDELGGIRRLVMIAASNALEPIVTYLAALEGGHPVLLVDGSDAEGPRAHRDALVSRFDPDVIAADGPSGWVLDERRPGSRHDLHPDLAMLSSTSGSTGSPKLVRLSAENMRSNAAAIAEYLRLDPSDRAATTLPLQYCYGLSVVNSHLLAGASLLLTDRSVTDEEFWAQARREGVTSFAGVPYTFELLEAGGFATRDLPSLRYVTQAGGRMAPDTVRRFARLGRERGFELYVMYGQTEATARMAYLPPELAETHAGAIGRPIPGGTFRIDAADEAGTGELVYQGPNVMMGYAQTPEDFALGPDATELRTGDVARRRDDGLYEIVGRINRFVKVFGLRLDLDRIEQLLEEEGIETRATTVDERLLLFATSERAAERARARAAALTGVPAHIISAYAVAEFPRTANGKRDYAALARYAELSDRTAPAAGASAAQGAAVTAEGVRDLYAALLGEPGAGLDDSFAALSGDSLSYVEISLRLEDLLGTLPREWPALTPRELAASAAPAAVTAAEDAAATATAIATAPHSAATPPAPPSATAAPRGRATPRRRRAWTRLETPVVLRAAAIFLIVATHADLLTLKGGAHLLLAVAGYNLARFQLATSTGTGRLRRLGRLGRLGRSASQLVVPAVLWIGAVALVTGQYAPTTVALVNNLVPGDGRWNEQWQFWFLEAMLWALVGAALLLAVRPVDRLERRAPFAFALALFAVALAARFVTTGLTAEHVERYTAIGVLWLVALGWLIARADTTARRAVVSVVAVASVWGFFGEPVREAIVAVGILALVWVRAIPVPRIAVPLLVTVAAASLFVYLTHWQVYPPFEQTAPWLGTLLSFAVGVLAYRAYVTLSGAAPRAVKQLRARGRRRAARP, from the coding sequence ATGACTGCAACCGCAACCGCGCTCGGCTTCTCTCTGCTGGGTGGCAGGGCGCACGACACGGCGCTGATCGCGGACGGCGCACGCATCGATTACGCCGAGCTGAGCGACCGCGTGCGACGCCGGCGAGACGAGCTCGGCGGCATCCGACGACTCGTCATGATCGCAGCGAGCAACGCGCTCGAGCCGATCGTGACGTACCTCGCGGCACTGGAGGGCGGTCACCCCGTGCTGCTCGTGGACGGTTCGGACGCCGAGGGCCCCCGGGCCCATCGCGACGCGCTGGTCAGCCGGTTCGACCCCGATGTCATCGCCGCGGACGGCCCGTCGGGCTGGGTGCTGGACGAGCGTCGCCCCGGCAGCCGCCACGACCTCCACCCCGACCTCGCGATGCTCTCGAGCACGTCGGGGTCGACTGGATCGCCGAAGCTCGTGCGGCTCTCGGCCGAGAACATGCGCAGCAACGCCGCCGCCATCGCCGAGTACCTGCGGCTCGACCCGAGCGACCGAGCCGCGACCACGCTGCCGCTGCAGTACTGCTACGGCCTCTCGGTCGTGAACAGCCACCTGCTCGCGGGGGCCAGCCTGCTGCTCACCGACCGGTCGGTCACCGACGAGGAGTTCTGGGCTCAGGCGCGGCGGGAGGGCGTGACGTCGTTCGCGGGAGTGCCGTACACCTTCGAGCTGCTCGAAGCCGGCGGCTTCGCCACCCGCGACCTGCCCTCGCTGCGGTACGTCACCCAGGCTGGCGGGCGCATGGCGCCCGACACGGTGCGCCGATTCGCGCGCCTCGGCCGCGAGCGCGGTTTCGAGCTGTACGTCATGTACGGGCAGACCGAGGCCACCGCCCGCATGGCCTACCTCCCGCCCGAGCTCGCCGAGACCCACGCGGGCGCCATCGGACGGCCGATCCCGGGCGGCACGTTCCGCATCGACGCCGCCGACGAGGCCGGCACCGGGGAACTGGTCTATCAGGGGCCGAACGTCATGATGGGGTACGCGCAGACTCCCGAGGACTTCGCACTCGGTCCCGACGCGACCGAGCTGCGCACCGGCGACGTGGCGCGACGTCGCGACGACGGGCTGTACGAGATCGTCGGCCGGATCAACCGGTTCGTGAAGGTGTTCGGGCTTCGGCTCGACCTCGACCGCATCGAGCAGCTGCTGGAGGAGGAGGGCATCGAGACGCGCGCCACGACCGTCGACGAGCGTCTGCTGCTTTTCGCGACCTCCGAGCGCGCGGCCGAGCGAGCCCGTGCGCGTGCCGCCGCGCTGACCGGCGTGCCGGCGCACATCATCTCGGCCTACGCCGTCGCGGAGTTCCCCCGCACGGCCAACGGCAAGCGCGACTACGCCGCCCTGGCGCGCTACGCCGAACTCAGCGACCGCACCGCCCCGGCTGCCGGCGCAAGCGCGGCGCAGGGTGCAGCGGTGACGGCCGAGGGCGTCCGCGATCTCTACGCCGCGCTGCTGGGCGAACCGGGCGCCGGCCTCGACGACTCGTTCGCGGCGCTCAGCGGAGACTCGCTCAGCTACGTCGAGATCTCGCTGCGCCTGGAGGACCTGCTCGGCACGTTGCCGCGCGAGTGGCCCGCTCTCACCCCGCGCGAGCTGGCGGCATCGGCCGCTCCGGCCGCGGTCACTGCGGCGGAGGATGCCGCCGCGACGGCGACCGCCATTGCGACCGCGCCGCACTCCGCGGCCACGCCGCCCGCGCCGCCCTCCGCGACTGCGGCGCCGAGAGGCCGGGCAACGCCACGACGGCGCCGAGCGTGGACGCGACTCGAGACGCCCGTCGTGCTACGCGCCGCCGCCATCTTCCTCATCGTGGCCACGCACGCCGACCTCCTCACCCTGAAGGGCGGCGCGCACCTGCTGCTGGCCGTCGCCGGCTACAACCTGGCGCGATTCCAGCTGGCGACCTCGACCGGCACCGGGCGGCTGCGGCGGCTGGGGCGGCTGGGGCGGCTGGGGCGCAGCGCATCACAGCTCGTGGTGCCGGCCGTGCTCTGGATCGGCGCTGTCGCGCTGGTCACCGGCCAGTATGCGCCGACGACCGTCGCCCTCGTCAACAACCTGGTGCCCGGCGACGGCCGGTGGAACGAGCAGTGGCAGTTCTGGTTCCTGGAGGCGATGCTGTGGGCCCTCGTCGGCGCGGCTCTGCTCCTCGCGGTGCGACCGGTCGACCGGCTGGAGCGCCGCGCGCCCTTCGCGTTCGCGCTCGCCCTCTTCGCCGTCGCCCTCGCGGCGCGGTTCGTGACGACGGGCCTGACCGCCGAGCACGTGGAGCGCTACACCGCCATCGGGGTGCTCTGGCTGGTGGCACTCGGCTGGCTCATCGCGCGCGCAGACACCACCGCCCGCCGCGCGGTGGTGTCGGTCGTGGCCGTCGCATCGGTGTGGGGCTTCTTCGGCGAACCCGTCCGCGAAGCCATCGTCGCCGTCGGCATCCTGGCGCTCGTGTGGGTTCGCGCGATCCCTGTCCCCCGCATCGCCGTACCGCTGCTGGTCACGGTCGCCGCCGCATCGCTGTTCGTCTACCTCACGCACTGGCAGGTCTACCCGCCGTTCGAGCAGACCGCGCCGTGGCTGGGCACACTGCTGTCCTTCGCCGTCGGCGTGCTGGCGTACCGCGCCTACGTCACCCTGAGCGGCGCGGCTCCACGAGCGGTGAAGCAGCTGCGGGCGCGCGGTCGGCGGCGGGCTGCGCGGCCATGA
- a CDS encoding ABC transporter ATP-binding protein gives MTLRLDGVSKSFGGSQVLRDVSLEVPRGTRLALVGASGSGKTTLLRLVAGFVDPDAGRISLGGEELSRPGRSVATHRRGIGYVAQDGALFPHLSVGRNIAFGLPRGAGRAQRVRELLELASLPPEFADRMPHELSGGQQQRVALVRALAQRPRMILLDEPFSALDTGLRSATRDAVVDVLERSGVTAVLVTHDQHEALSFGHQVGVLVGGRLVQSGDPMAVYDAPVDASVALFLGDALVVPARVDADGVECGFGRLAVRHDLSGGAARVRAMVRPAQLRIAALAHGAAATLAPVANGVVTAVRPAGSTADLRLSVGSGELSTELMYRVPQHRAAAFAPGTAVRVVVEGGVVLYAAAGEPTTGSLMAAQPAADRAPAAASPLVEPRRSG, from the coding sequence ATGACCCTGCGACTGGACGGCGTGTCGAAGTCCTTCGGCGGCAGCCAGGTGCTGCGCGACGTCTCACTCGAGGTGCCCCGCGGCACCCGCCTCGCGCTGGTGGGGGCATCGGGCAGCGGCAAGACGACGCTGCTGCGTCTGGTCGCAGGGTTCGTGGATCCGGATGCCGGCAGGATCAGCCTGGGCGGCGAGGAGCTGTCGCGACCGGGCCGCAGCGTTGCGACCCATCGCCGCGGCATCGGCTACGTGGCGCAGGACGGCGCGCTCTTCCCGCACCTGTCGGTGGGACGCAACATCGCCTTCGGCCTCCCCCGCGGGGCGGGCCGGGCCCAGCGCGTGCGTGAGCTGCTGGAGCTCGCGTCGCTCCCGCCGGAGTTCGCCGACCGCATGCCGCACGAGCTCTCGGGCGGGCAGCAGCAGCGGGTGGCCCTCGTGCGGGCCCTCGCCCAGCGGCCGCGCATGATCCTCCTCGACGAGCCGTTCAGCGCGCTGGACACCGGACTGCGTTCGGCGACGCGGGATGCGGTCGTCGACGTGCTCGAGCGCAGCGGCGTCACCGCCGTGCTGGTCACGCACGACCAGCACGAGGCGCTGTCGTTCGGCCACCAGGTGGGCGTGCTGGTCGGCGGCCGCCTGGTGCAGTCGGGCGACCCGATGGCCGTCTACGACGCGCCGGTCGATGCATCCGTCGCCCTCTTCCTCGGCGATGCCCTCGTGGTCCCCGCCCGCGTCGACGCTGACGGCGTCGAGTGCGGATTCGGCCGCCTCGCGGTGCGCCACGACCTCTCCGGCGGGGCTGCGCGGGTGCGTGCGATGGTGCGGCCGGCGCAGCTGCGGATCGCGGCGCTCGCGCACGGCGCGGCCGCGACGTTGGCGCCGGTGGCCAACGGGGTCGTGACGGCGGTGCGTCCGGCAGGCTCGACCGCCGACCTTCGGCTCAGCGTCGGATCGGGGGAGCTCTCGACCGAGCTGATGTACCGGGTGCCGCAGCACCGGGCGGCGGCCTTCGCCCCCGGCACCGCGGTGCGCGTCGTCGTCGAGGGGGGCGTCGTGCTGTATGCCGCCGCCGGCGAGCCGACGACGGGGAGCCTCATGGCCGCGCAGCCCGCCGCCGACCGCGCGCCCGCAGCTGCTTCACCGCTCGTGGAGCCGCGCCGCTCAGGGTGA
- a CDS encoding ABC transporter permease: protein MAVVVVLAVGALVPIGYVVQAAVAMGWDQLSTLVLRPKVGELLLNTVLLVLIGVPATIVLGVGGAWLVERTSLPGRGIVKVALAAPLAIPAFVASYGWASALPSLNGLWAAVLVATLAYFPLVYLPALAAIRGMDPALEESARTLGMGSWAVFFRVIAPQLRLAVLGGALVVALHLLAEYGAFAFLRFDTFTTAIVVAYQSTFAGPNAAALGLVLALLCLVLLVVESAARGRARYARLGGGSPHPAATLRLGRFTAPALMAVAVVLTAALVVPLSTVARWLLRSDPGAFGDVAVAALQTLGLAVAGAVCTIAVAFPFAWLAVRHPGRVSRVLEGTAYLASSLPAIIVALALVAATLAFAPALYQTAFTVVAAYVVIFLPRALVPLRAGLSQVPESLEEAARALAVSPAAARMRVTMPLLLPSIGAGAALVALGAANELTATLLLAPTGTSTVATSFWSAASALDYPAAAPYAVLLVLLSVPAVALMFAHATGRTVR from the coding sequence GTGGCTGTCGTCGTGGTGCTGGCGGTCGGCGCGCTCGTTCCGATCGGGTACGTCGTCCAGGCGGCAGTGGCCATGGGCTGGGACCAGCTGTCGACGCTCGTGCTGCGCCCCAAGGTCGGCGAGCTCCTCCTCAACACGGTGCTCCTCGTGCTGATCGGCGTGCCGGCCACGATCGTCCTCGGCGTCGGTGGGGCGTGGCTCGTCGAGCGCACGTCGCTCCCCGGCCGCGGCATCGTCAAGGTCGCGCTGGCCGCGCCGCTCGCGATCCCGGCGTTCGTCGCCAGCTACGGGTGGGCGAGCGCCCTGCCGTCCCTCAACGGGCTGTGGGCGGCAGTGCTGGTGGCGACGCTGGCGTACTTCCCGCTGGTGTACCTGCCGGCGCTCGCCGCCATCCGGGGCATGGACCCGGCGCTCGAGGAGTCCGCGCGCACCCTCGGCATGGGGTCGTGGGCCGTGTTCTTCCGCGTCATCGCTCCCCAGCTGCGTCTGGCCGTGCTCGGCGGGGCGCTGGTGGTCGCCCTGCACCTCCTCGCCGAGTACGGCGCGTTCGCGTTCCTGCGCTTCGACACCTTCACCACCGCGATCGTGGTCGCCTACCAGAGCACGTTCGCCGGTCCGAACGCCGCAGCGCTCGGACTCGTGCTGGCTCTCCTCTGCCTGGTGCTGCTGGTCGTCGAGTCCGCCGCGCGCGGTCGGGCACGGTACGCCCGCCTCGGGGGCGGGTCGCCGCACCCGGCCGCGACCCTTCGCCTGGGTCGCTTCACCGCGCCGGCCCTGATGGCGGTCGCGGTGGTGCTCACCGCCGCCCTCGTGGTGCCTCTCAGCACCGTCGCGCGGTGGCTGCTGCGAAGCGATCCGGGCGCGTTCGGCGACGTGGCGGTGGCCGCGCTGCAGACACTCGGGCTCGCGGTCGCCGGCGCCGTGTGCACGATCGCCGTCGCCTTTCCGTTCGCATGGCTGGCGGTGCGTCACCCCGGACGGGTGTCCCGGGTGCTCGAGGGCACGGCGTACCTCGCCAGCAGCCTGCCGGCCATCATCGTGGCCCTCGCCCTCGTCGCGGCCACCCTCGCGTTCGCCCCGGCGCTGTACCAGACGGCGTTCACGGTCGTCGCCGCCTACGTCGTCATCTTCCTGCCTCGCGCGCTGGTGCCCCTGCGCGCCGGCCTCTCGCAGGTTCCGGAGTCGCTGGAGGAGGCGGCGCGCGCCCTGGCGGTGTCGCCGGCGGCGGCCCGTATGCGCGTCACCATGCCCCTGCTGCTTCCGTCGATCGGAGCGGGAGCGGCCCTCGTCGCGCTCGGGGCGGCCAATGAGCTCACGGCCACGCTCCTGCTGGCCCCCACGGGCACCAGCACCGTCGCGACGAGCTTCTGGTCCGCGGCATCCGCTCTCGACTATCCCGCCGCAGCGCCCTACGCCGTTCTGCTCGTGCTGCTGTCGGTGCCTGCGGTCGCGCTGATGTTCGCCCACGCGACGGGGAGGACCGTGCGATGA
- a CDS encoding iron ABC transporter substrate-binding protein, whose product MPSRLRPRARRLLIAGPAVLTALALAGCAGGAAGADGSADADALVVYNAQHEQLTEEWAEAFTAETGIDVVLRNGDDSELANQLVQEGAASKADVFLTENSPAMSLVEDAGLFAPVEAETLALVPEQYRPASGLWTGIAARSTVLVYNPDLIAEDELPASLLELAEPAWEGRWGAAPAKADFQAIVSAVLATQGEDGARAWLEGMAENAVEYRNNIVTMKAVNAGEVPVGIIYHYYWYRDQDAAAEDSSDTALHYFGNQDPGAFVSVSGGGVLENAPHPDEAQQFLAFIAGEQGQAILGEGYSFEYPVASDVAAKPELPALADLDAPVIDPSTLNGPAVIELMTEAGLL is encoded by the coding sequence ATGCCTTCACGCCTGCGCCCTCGCGCGCGCCGCCTCCTCATCGCAGGGCCCGCGGTGCTCACCGCCCTCGCTCTCGCCGGCTGCGCCGGCGGCGCCGCCGGTGCCGACGGGTCCGCCGACGCCGATGCGCTCGTCGTCTACAACGCACAGCACGAGCAGCTCACCGAGGAGTGGGCCGAGGCGTTCACCGCAGAGACCGGCATCGACGTGGTGCTGCGCAACGGCGACGACAGCGAGCTCGCGAATCAGCTGGTGCAGGAGGGAGCGGCCTCCAAGGCGGATGTGTTCCTCACCGAGAACTCACCGGCGATGTCGCTGGTGGAGGACGCCGGCCTGTTCGCGCCGGTTGAGGCCGAGACCCTCGCCCTGGTTCCCGAGCAGTATCGTCCGGCGTCGGGGCTGTGGACCGGCATCGCGGCTCGTTCGACAGTGCTCGTCTACAACCCCGACCTCATCGCAGAGGACGAGCTGCCGGCATCGCTGCTCGAGCTCGCCGAGCCGGCGTGGGAGGGTCGCTGGGGTGCCGCGCCCGCCAAGGCGGACTTCCAGGCGATCGTGTCCGCCGTGCTCGCCACGCAGGGCGAGGACGGCGCGCGCGCATGGCTGGAGGGCATGGCCGAGAACGCCGTGGAGTACCGGAACAACATCGTCACGATGAAGGCGGTCAACGCCGGCGAGGTGCCGGTCGGGATCATCTATCACTACTACTGGTACCGCGACCAGGATGCCGCGGCCGAGGACAGCTCCGACACCGCGCTGCACTACTTCGGCAACCAGGACCCGGGCGCGTTCGTCAGCGTGTCGGGCGGTGGCGTTCTCGAGAACGCGCCGCATCCCGACGAGGCGCAGCAGTTCCTCGCCTTCATCGCGGGAGAGCAGGGCCAGGCGATCCTCGGCGAGGGGTACAGCTTCGAGTACCCGGTGGCGTCCGACGTCGCCGCCAAGCCGGAACTGCCCGCGCTCGCCGACCTCGACGCTCCCGTGATCGACCCCTCCACGCTCAACGGCCCCGCCGTGATCGAGCTCATGACGGAAGCCGGTCTGCTCTGA
- the adhP gene encoding alcohol dehydrogenase AdhP — MRSAVVRELGTPAQVEERPIPQPGPGQILIRLEACGLCHTDIHAMHGDWPVKPKLPLVPGHEGVGIIEQLGEGVTSRQIGQRVAMPWLGHACGECRYCVDGRENLCESQYNNGYAVDGGYAEFMLADARYAVVVPDGVTPLDAAPLTCAGVTTYAAIKNARVVPGETVAVFGIGGLGHLAVQYARLVGAKVIAVDVTEEKLALATELGADHTVNARTTDPVEAIRDLGGADVAVVLAVAPAVFRQSFDALNRGGRLVLVSLPADGTITLPIFETVLKGISVIGSIVGTRQDLTEVFTLHAAGRTRVITETRDLDQVNSAVDEVLEGTVPARLVFTYDTADIMQKD; from the coding sequence ATGCGAAGCGCAGTCGTCCGAGAGCTCGGCACCCCGGCCCAGGTCGAGGAGCGTCCCATCCCGCAGCCGGGCCCCGGGCAGATCCTGATCCGGCTCGAGGCGTGCGGACTGTGTCACACCGACATCCACGCGATGCACGGTGACTGGCCCGTCAAGCCGAAGCTCCCACTGGTGCCCGGGCATGAGGGGGTCGGCATCATCGAGCAGCTGGGGGAGGGGGTGACCTCCCGCCAGATCGGACAGCGGGTCGCGATGCCGTGGCTCGGCCACGCGTGCGGCGAATGCCGCTACTGCGTGGACGGCCGCGAGAACCTCTGCGAGAGCCAGTACAACAACGGCTATGCGGTCGACGGCGGGTACGCGGAGTTCATGCTCGCCGATGCCCGCTACGCCGTTGTCGTCCCGGACGGCGTCACGCCGTTGGATGCCGCGCCCCTGACGTGCGCCGGCGTCACGACGTACGCCGCCATCAAGAACGCGCGGGTCGTGCCGGGGGAGACCGTTGCGGTGTTCGGCATCGGCGGCCTCGGCCACCTCGCCGTGCAGTATGCGCGGCTGGTCGGTGCGAAGGTGATCGCCGTCGACGTCACCGAGGAGAAGCTGGCGCTGGCGACCGAGCTCGGTGCCGACCACACGGTGAACGCCCGCACCACCGACCCGGTCGAGGCGATCCGCGATCTCGGGGGTGCCGATGTCGCCGTCGTCCTCGCTGTCGCTCCGGCGGTCTTCCGGCAGTCGTTCGACGCCCTCAACCGCGGCGGGCGGCTCGTGCTGGTCTCGCTGCCCGCCGACGGAACCATCACGCTCCCGATCTTCGAGACGGTGCTCAAGGGCATCAGCGTGATCGGCTCGATCGTCGGAACGCGTCAGGATCTCACCGAGGTCTTCACGCTGCACGCCGCCGGACGCACGCGGGTTATCACCGAGACCCGCGATCTCGACCAGGTGAACAGCGCCGTCGACGAGGTGCTCGAGGGCACGGTCCCGGCGCGGCTCGTCTTCACCTATGACACCGCAGACATCATGCAGAAGGACTGA